Proteins encoded by one window of Centroberyx gerrardi isolate f3 chromosome 21, fCenGer3.hap1.cur.20231027, whole genome shotgun sequence:
- the sts gene encoding steryl-sulfatase produces MKSAWLPSCLLLLFSEASCVSPLENSKPNFVLMMVDDLGIGDLGCYGNTTLRTPNIDRLAQGGVRLTHHIAAAPLCTPSRAAFLTGRYPIRSGMAGHGGLGVYIFSAASGGLPSQEVTFAKIAKQQGYETALIGKWHLGLNCESSDDHCHHPSTHGFDHFYGISLTNVRDCQPGHGTVFQVHKYIPYSTVGMGLVTAALLHYKGVVTVRKGLVLSLALLATGVFAALVTTYPNFNCVLMRNHSVVEQPFVSENLTQRMTREAVDFLERNTARPFLLFFSFLQVHTAMFASAPFRGTSRHGIYGDAVHEVDWSVGRIMQTLDRLRLRENTLVYLTSDQGAHLEEISAKGEVHGGWNGIYKAGKSTNWEGGIRVPGILSWPGKFPGGGQVDEPTSNMDLFPTVVQLTGAELPEDREIDGHDLTALLQGRVKRSNHEFLFHYCNAYLNAVRWHPQNSSSVWKAFYFTPNFYPENETGCFHTHVCFCTPDAVTYHDPPLLFELSSDPSETTPLTPATEPAFHSVLAAMREAEEQHRSSVKPVENQMSVWNVLWKPWLQPCCSSLAQLCRCQQDDQGNLGATTEEQLSG; encoded by the exons ATGAAGTCCGCATGGCTCCCATcctgtttgctgctgctgttctcgGAGGCAAGCTGTGTCTCTCCTCTGGAAAACAGCAAGCCCAATTTTGTCCTGATGATGGTGGATGACCTGGGAATTGGGGACCTGGGCTGCTACGGCAACACAACcttgag GACCCCCAATATCGACCGCTTGGCCCAGGGAGGGGTGAGGCTGACGCACCACATCGCCGCGGCGCCCCTCTGCACTCCCAGCAGGGCGGCCTTCCTCACCGGACGATACCCGATACGATCAG GTATGGCTGGTCATGGTGGACTTGGCGTCTATATATTCTCTGCAGCATCTGGAGGTCTGCCGAGTCAAGAGGTTACCTTTGCCAAGATTGCCAAACAACAAGGCTATGAGACCGCTCTTATAG GAAAATGGCACCTGGGACTTAATTGTGAGAGCAGCGATGATCACTGCCACCACCCCAGCACACACGGCTTTGACCACTTCTACGGTATCTCGCTGACCAACGTGCGGGACTGCCAGCCGGGCCACGGCACCGTGTTTCAGGTCCACAAGTACATACCGTACAGTACAGTGGGCATGGGCCTGGTCACTGCGGCCTTACTGCATTACAAGGGTGTGGTCACCGTTCGGAAAGGGCTGGTTCTGAGCCTGGCGCTGCTGGCCACGGGTGTTTTTGCGGCGTTGGTCACGACTTACCCCAACTTCAACTGCGTGCTCATGAGGAACCACAGCGTTGTGGAGCAGCCGTTCGTTTCAGAAAACCTGACGCAGAGGATGACTCGCGAAGCCGTGGACTTCTTAGAAAG GAACACAGCGAGGCCcttcctgctcttcttctccttcctccaggTGCATACAGCCATGTTTGCATCGGCACCGTTTAGAGGGACGAGCCGTCACGGTATCTATGGAGACGCTGTCCATGAGGTGGACTGGAGCGTAG GTCGGATCATGCAGACGTTGGACAGGCTGAGGCTGAGAGAAAACACGCTGGTGTACCTGACCTCAGACCAGGGGGCCCACCTGGAGGAAATCTCTGCCAAAGGGGAGGTCCACGGGGGATGGAACGGCATATATAAAG CAGGGAAGTCCACAAATTGGGAGGGAGGGATCCGGGTCCCGGGGATTCTCAGCTGGCCCGGGAAATTCCCCGGCGGCGGGCAGGTAGACGAGCCCACCAGCAACATGGACCTGTTTCCTACTGTGGTGCAGCTAACCGGAGCAGAACTCCCAGAGGACAG AGAGATAGATGGCCATGACCTCACGGCTTTGCTGCAGGGAAGAGTGAAGAGGTCAAACCATGAGTTTCTCTTTCATTACTGCAACGCCTACTTGAACGCTGTCAGATGGCACCCGCAAAATA GTAGCAGTGTGTGGAAAGCCTTTTACTTCACGCCCAACTTCTACCCGGAGAATGAGACGGGCTGCTTCCACACGCACGTCTGCTTCTGCACACCGGACGCCGTGACCTACCACGATCCGCCACTGCTCTTTGAGCTCTCCAGCGATCCTTCAGAGACCACACCGCTGACCCCCGCCACTGAGCCGGCCTTTCACTCCGTCCTGGCGGCGATGCGAGAGGCTGAGGAGCAGCACCGCAGCTCGGTGAAGCCCGTGGAGAACCAGATGTCCGTGTGGAACGTGTTGTGGAAGCCTTGGCTGCAGCCCTGCTGCTCCTCGCTGGCCCAGCTCTGCAGATGCCAGCAGGACGACCAGGGCAACCTTGGGGCCACTACAGAGGAACAGCTCAGTGGTTAA
- the pnpla4 gene encoding patatin-like phospholipase domain-containing protein 4 isoform X1 — protein sequence MAVLNLSFAACGFLGIYQLGAVGAFLRHGERLLGSLRACAGASAGALVAAVMITAPDKLEHCKEFTYKFADGVRRQRFGAVTPGYDFMLTLREGIEEILPSDAHSLATDRLHVSITHSKSGENHIVSRFASRDELIKALLASSFVPVYAGIRPVEFQGQKWIDGGFTDCLPILPVGRTITVSPFAGPQDVCPVHRGRFSNHLRVAKMNVMFSMENIIRLNQALFPPSATRMQWLCQEGFDDAVRFLKKEAWMH from the exons ATGGCGGTGCTGAACTTGTCCTTCGCTGCGTGTGGCTTCCTGGGCATCTACCAACTGGGTGCCGTAGGGGCCTTCCTCCGCCACGGGGAGAGGCTGCTGGGGTCCCTCAGGGCCTGTGCCGGGGCCTCCGCTGGGGCCCTGGTGGCTGCCGTAATGATCACGGCTCCAGACAAATTAGAG CACTGCAAAGAATTCACCTACAAGTTTGCAGACGGCGTGAGGCGGCAGCGGTTTGGAGCCGTGACACCGGGCTACGACTTCATGCTCACCCTCCG GGAGGGGATAGAGGAGATTCTGCCCAGCGATGCCCACAGCCTCGCCACCGACCGCCTCCACGTCTCAATAACGCACTCCAAAAGCGGCGAGAACCACATCGTGTCCAGGTTCGCCTCGAGGGACGAGCTTATAAAG GCGCTACTGGCCAGTAGTTTCGTGCCTGTTTACGCTGGAATTCGACCGGTGGAGTTCCAAGGACAG AAATGGATCGACGGAGGGTTCACCGACTGCCTGCCTATCCTGCCGGTTGGACGTACCATTACCGTATCGCCCTTCGCCGGGCCGCAGGACGTGTGCCCCGTCCACAGGGGGCGCTTCAGCAACCACCTCAGAGTGGCCAAGATGAACGTAATG TTTTCCATGGAGAACATCATACGGCTGAACCAGGCCTTGTTCCCTCCGTCGGCTACTCGTATGCAGTGGTTATGTCAAGAGGGTTTCGATGACGCAGTGAGGTTTCTGAAGAAAGAGGCCTGGATGCATTGA
- the pnpla4 gene encoding patatin-like phospholipase domain-containing protein 4 isoform X2, producing the protein MLTLREGIEEILPSDAHSLATDRLHVSITHSKSGENHIVSRFASRDELIKALLASSFVPVYAGIRPVEFQGQKWIDGGFTDCLPILPVGRTITVSPFAGPQDVCPVHRGRFSNHLRVAKMNVMFSMENIIRLNQALFPPSATRMQWLCQEGFDDAVRFLKKEAWMH; encoded by the exons ATGCTCACCCTCCG GGAGGGGATAGAGGAGATTCTGCCCAGCGATGCCCACAGCCTCGCCACCGACCGCCTCCACGTCTCAATAACGCACTCCAAAAGCGGCGAGAACCACATCGTGTCCAGGTTCGCCTCGAGGGACGAGCTTATAAAG GCGCTACTGGCCAGTAGTTTCGTGCCTGTTTACGCTGGAATTCGACCGGTGGAGTTCCAAGGACAG AAATGGATCGACGGAGGGTTCACCGACTGCCTGCCTATCCTGCCGGTTGGACGTACCATTACCGTATCGCCCTTCGCCGGGCCGCAGGACGTGTGCCCCGTCCACAGGGGGCGCTTCAGCAACCACCTCAGAGTGGCCAAGATGAACGTAATG TTTTCCATGGAGAACATCATACGGCTGAACCAGGCCTTGTTCCCTCCGTCGGCTACTCGTATGCAGTGGTTATGTCAAGAGGGTTTCGATGACGCAGTGAGGTTTCTGAAGAAAGAGGCCTGGATGCATTGA